Proteins from a genomic interval of Zingiber officinale cultivar Zhangliang chromosome 1B, Zo_v1.1, whole genome shotgun sequence:
- the LOC122041938 gene encoding uncharacterized protein LOC122041938 — MSKFVKFLKGILSNRRQKGDFETVALTENCSALLMVNSPSKLQDPGSFSIPCRIGPELIPRAFYDLGASVSLLPYPMGIVEDVPVEVGGCIVLTDFIILDMEEDPKIPIILRRPFLATAGAIIDDVYSLHELAMSAFHGRGGDGGAEMMKNESL, encoded by the exons ATGTCGAAATTCGTAAAATTCTTAAAGGGAATTCTATCTAATAGGAGGCAAAAAGGCGACTTCGAGACTGTTGCACTAACAGAGAATTGCAGCGCCCTCCTTATGGTGAATTCTCCATCGAAGCTCcaggatccaggaagcttctccaTACCGTGCAGAATTGGTCCTGAACTCATACCGAGAGCTTTCTACGACTTGGGGGCCAGCGTCAGCCTACTTCC ATACCCGATGGGAATAGTGGAAGATGTGCCAGTTGAAGTGGGTGGGTGTATAGTTCTCACAGATTTCATTATTTTGGATATGGAAGAAGATCCTAAGATACCGATTATCCTtagaagaccattccttgccacagctGGAGCCATCATAGAC GATGTGTATAGCCTCCACGAACTGGCCATGAGCGCttttcatgggcgtggaggcgaTGGAGGAGCCGAAATGATGAAGAACGAATCACTTTGA
- the LOC121977973 gene encoding defensin Ec-AMP-D2-like: MESYKRMLPALFLLCFLLMSSEMGTRVVVARRCQSQSHKFVGQCVRPLKCANVCRTEGPFTGGVCRGTQPNRKCYCVKNC, encoded by the exons ATGGAGTCCTACAAGAGAATGCTTCCTGCATTGTTCTTGCTCTGCTTCCTTCTCATGTCATCTG AGATGGGGACGAGGGTTGTGGTGGCGAGGAGATGCCAGTCTCAGAGCCACAAGTTCGTGGGGCAGTGCGTGAGGCCGCTCAAATGCGCCAACGTGTGCCGTACGGAGGGGCCGTTCACTGGAGGGGTATGCCGTGGTACCCAGCCCAACCGCAAATGCTACTGCGTCAAGAATTGCTAA